AGGAGAAGTGATTCAGCGACCTGCATCTGTTGTGAAGGAGCTGCTGGAAAATTCCGCGGATGCCGGCGCACAGTCTATTATGCTGGTTATCAATGATTGCGGAAGGACCCTTATCCAGGTGATTGATGATGGCTGCGGCATGACGGAAGAGGAGTCTAAGATTTGTTTTTTGAGTCATGCAACTTCCAAAATTGATACAGCGGAGGATCTGGAACACATTACAACGTTTGGCTTTAGGGGAGAGGCGCTTGCGTCTATAGCTGCCTGCGCAGATGTAACTCTTAAGACCAGGAAAAGAGGGGAAGATATTGGTACAGAGGTACATATTGCTGCCTCCACTTTAGACAAAACAGAGAAAGTTTCTTGTCCTGAAGGTTGCAATATTGCAGTAAGAAATATTTTTTACAATATTCCTGCCCGCAGAAAGTTCTTAAAATCAGATAATTCAGAATACAAGCAAATAATCTCGGAATTTATAAGAGTTGCCCTTACAAGGCTGGACCTTGAATTTAAACTTATTAGCAATTCCAGAGAGGCAATGCACCTTACTCCAGTCAAGAATTTAAAACAAAGGATTGCGCAAATCAGCGGGCTTTCTGCGGTTAAGCAATTAATTGATTTAAAGATTGATACAAGAGTGGTGAAAATCAGCGGCTATGTTGGGAATCCGGAATCTGCAAAGAAAACACAGACAAACCAGTACTTCTTTGCAAACGGAAGATTTTTCCGCAATGCGTTTTTGCGCAAGGCTTTGCTGCAGGGATATTCTAATCTTATTCCCGATGGGGACACTCCTTCATTTTTTGTTTTCTTTGAGGTTGAGCCGGGGGAACTGGATGTAAATATCCATCCGTCCAAGACTGAAATCAAGTTTGAAAATGAGCGGGTTATATTTGAAATTTTAGAGGCTTCAGTAAAAGAGGCTATTGGGAAAAATGCTTTTGCTCCCACGATAGATTTTGATAATGAAGGGGTTCCGCAGGAGATATCCACAAAGGACGGGTTCACAATGTCCAAAGAGGAGAGAGAAAAATTCAGAACAGGAGGATTTCACGCGCCGCTGAAAACTATGACCCTTTGTTTAATCCCTTTGACACAGAGAGTTCCGCCTCCGGCAAAAAAGAGTCAGGTGTCCCGGGAACTATTGGCGTCATGCAGGGAGAACAAATTGTTGGCGAGGGAGGAGAAAAAAAGTTTCTTCAAATCAAGGGAGATTTTCTTGTGACGGCATCGGACAATGGCTTGCTGCTCATTGATATACAAAGAGCATACGGTAAAATTGCATATGAGAAATATCTGAGTTCTCTAGTACACGCCAAACCCGCCATACAAGAGGAACTGTTCCCTAAAACGGTTGATATGGACCATGCATCTTTCTCTGTATTAA
The window above is part of the Bacteroidales bacterium genome. Proteins encoded here:
- the mutL gene encoding DNA mismatch repair endonuclease MutL, producing the protein MLKVLPDYIYNLIAAGEVIQRPASVVKELLENSADAGAQSIMLVINDCGRTLIQVIDDGCGMTEEESKICFLSHATSKIDTAEDLEHITTFGFRGEALASIAACADVTLKTRKRGEDIGTEVHIAASTLDKTEKVSCPEGCNIAVRNIFYNIPARRKFLKSDNSEYKQIISEFIRVALTRLDLEFKLISNSREAMHLTPVKNLKQRIAQISGLSAVKQLIDLKIDTRVVKISGYVGNPESAKKTQTNQYFFANGRFFRNAFLRKALLQGYSNLIPDGDTPSFFVFFEVEPGELDVNIHPSKTEIKFENERVIFEILEASVKEAIGKNAFAPTIDFDNEGVPQEISTKDGFTMSKEEREKFRTGGFHAPLKTMTLCLIPLTQRVPPPAKKSQVSRELLASCRENKLLAREEKKSFFKSREIFL